A segment of the Odoribacter splanchnicus DSM 20712 genome:
TCCACTCTGGAATAAACATCCAGCAAATAATTTCCCTGTTTGGACAATTCGATAGAATGATATCCATTCCCCGGAGTCAGCAAAGTCAGGCCGGAACCATCGAAATTTACCCGATAGAAAAAACGATAGGCGGGGTCCATCCCTTTTTCACGTCCATACCCTTCAAAAATAAAACGACGTTTCAGTTTATCCAAATGGGAAATCCTGCAGGCGGTAAAAGTACCGGAAGTAATGGTATTTTTCAATTTTCCATATTTATCATACAGATAATATTGCCCCCAACCGGTACGTTCCGACCACCAGATAATATCTTCCCCACCGTTCAGAATCCGGCAATCAAACAATTGTTCGGTAAAATAAGGCATGGAAGTTTCGCTGATCACTTCAAAAACGTCTCCCGTACGGGTATCCACCCGGCATAAATCCATTTTATCACAAGTCCTGCTTTTACGGGTAAAATAAAGATCCTCCGGACAATTTTCCAAATCAGATGCAACAATCCGAACCTCCTGATCGGGGTATTTATCAATATTCACAACAATATGTTGGCAGGTTTCCGGATAAAACAAATGCAGATCGTAGGTAAAAACATATTTTTCACCCGGCATAGGGAATTTATAAGTACGCAATTTAGGACGTGGTTCGGCCAGATTATCAACTACCCAGCAATTTTCAACCTTACGCCTGTCCTGACGTAAGCAGTAAAACACCTTAGAATTTCCAGCCCACACAATATTGGGAGTTGTATTTTTATCCGAATCGCTGTCCTTCTGATTACTATAGGAATAATACTTCTCTCCATCTGTGGTCAACTGTACCGGAACCGTATCCTGCCTGTTCAGCAGATACAGATTGTGCCGGTAAGCATATATACTGTAACTACTGTCAGGGGAAAACTTTAACCAATAAGGGGATGCCGGAGGATAAAAACGGCAGGCTTGTTCAGGGTCCAGTTTTTTCAGCTCCCGGGTTCTGATATTGTAATGAAAATCCAGTCCTCCCTTGGAAAAAGAAAAACAATACGGATCCCCCTCATCAAATTTCAGCCCTCCCAATCGGAAATCTTTGATATTAAATGATATCCCCGTAGCTTGGGTTAATTTACCGATCATATCTTCCATGTCAAACATTTCCAGTTTTTTTTTACGGACCGGATCGACCAGATAGTATTTAGCACCTCCGGGCGTAATATAATTATACCAAAACATATCTGTCCCGGATATCCAGGAAGGAAATACACTCAAAGAGTGATAATACTTCTTCAGATTTTCTTCCGAATACTTGTAACAATTTTTTAAATCTGCTTTCTGTGCATAAGAAAAAAAAGCACAACAGAAAAAAGCGAAAAAAAGGATCTTTTTCATCATGTTTACATTTTGCGTTCTACTTATTATCATATACACATACTTTCATAAAGGCCAATAAATAAAAGTACATAGTGACCAAAAGTAGTAATCTTTATTTATTCTTTTTATAATTTGGACAAAATTAACAGGATAAAGTGCCTAAAATACTATCTTTGTAGCAGCATCGGTATCCCCGCATGGGAATTTGGGAATTCGGTGAAAACCCGAAGCTGTCCCCGCAGCTGTAAAGTCATTACTGTCATTTTGCAGGTCTTTTCAATGATCCACTGAAACCCGGGCGTTTTGGGAAGGAGAAAAAATGACAAGCCAGAAAACCTGCCGATCATAGCTAATAAACAAATTTCTTTCGGAGGAAAAGAGCATGAAAAAGATTTATTTTTTATCACTGGTATTTACCATCGGTTTTTGTCTGGCCTTAGGTTCCTGTCGTTCAGGTAACCGCAAAAAACAAAACCCTGTCGCTACACAAACAGATCGTTCGAATATTCGTTATGCACAAGGCTTCTGGCTGGAACAACACGAAAATTACCGACTCCTCCATATCAAAGATCCTCAAAGCGAAACCAGTTCGGAATATACCTTCGCCCTAAGACAGCGAGGCACACATCCTGAGCTTCCCCCGCATATACCTGTACTCGATCTGCCGATCCGGGGCGTCATCTGTATGACTTCTTTACAACTCTCTAATTTTATCAAGCTCGGAGCAACTTCCCAAGTCGTGGGAATCAGCAGTACCCGCTTTTTGAATAATGCAACGATCAAACAACAGTTAGCCGAAGGGAAAACTCAGAAAATCGGTATCGAGGGTAATTTCGATGCGGAAATCATTATGAACCTCGCTC
Coding sequences within it:
- a CDS encoding S9 family peptidase — translated: MKKILFFAFFCCAFFSYAQKADLKNCYKYSEENLKKYYHSLSVFPSWISGTDMFWYNYITPGGAKYYLVDPVRKKKLEMFDMEDMIGKLTQATGISFNIKDFRLGGLKFDEGDPYCFSFSKGGLDFHYNIRTRELKKLDPEQACRFYPPASPYWLKFSPDSSYSIYAYRHNLYLLNRQDTVPVQLTTDGEKYYSYSNQKDSDSDKNTTPNIVWAGNSKVFYCLRQDRRKVENCWVVDNLAEPRPKLRTYKFPMPGEKYVFTYDLHLFYPETCQHIVVNIDKYPDQEVRIVASDLENCPEDLYFTRKSRTCDKMDLCRVDTRTGDVFEVISETSMPYFTEQLFDCRILNGGEDIIWWSERTGWGQYYLYDKYGKLKNTITSGTFTACRISHLDKLKRRFIFEGYGREKGMDPAYRFFYRVNFDGSGLTLLTPGNGYHSIELSKQGNYLLDVYSRVDMAPVSVVRDMKGKEILPLEKADLSLLYSTGWREPQKIAVKSADGITDLYGVMYTPFDMDSTRKYPLVVYVYPGPQEDQVPQAFSMDDNGNQALAQLGLIVIHIGYRGGSMFRGKNFYNFGYGNLRDYPLADCKFAIEQLADRYAYIDRDRVGIYGHSGGGMMAAAAILTYPDFFKVAVAASGNYDNNIYTKWWGEMYHGVKMKVKKDADGIKKYIFESKIPTIMELAANLKGKLLLVTGDMDINVHPANTFRLANALIKADKLFDMMVIPGADHSIDSPYYFNLLRHYFAEHLLGGAIE